Proteins encoded by one window of Rutidosis leptorrhynchoides isolate AG116_Rl617_1_P2 chromosome 7, CSIRO_AGI_Rlap_v1, whole genome shotgun sequence:
- the LOC139857056 gene encoding peptidyl-prolyl cis-trans isomerase CYP65, translating to MGKKQHSKDRMFITTTEWATEWGGAKSKELRTPFKRLPFYCCALTFTPFEDAVCTDDGSVFDIMHIIPYIRKYGKHPVSGTPLKQEDLIPLTFHKNSEGEYHCPVLNKVFTEFTHIVAVKTTGNVFSYEAIKELNLKTKNWKELLTDEPFKRDDIITIQNPNALDSKALLNFDHVKKSLKVDDEELSKMESDPTYNINVRGDIKQMLKELKTEKGRELALHGGGGDKAQNERAAALATLLAARERIKDNPKSNGEAKSQQAFSIVDAASASVHGRSAAAAKAASTDKTAARIAMHMSGDRTPVNAKMVKSRYTSGATSRSFTSTSYDPVTKNEYEYVNVEKNPKKKGYVQLHTTHGDLNIELHCDIAPRACENFITLCERGYYNGVAFHRNIRNFMIQGGDPTGTGKGGESIWGKPFKDEVNSKLLHSGRGVVSMANSGAHTNGSQFFILYKSATHLNFKHTVFGGVVGGLPTLTEMENVPVDDDDRPREEIKINSVSVFVNPYSEPDEEEEEEKKTEEEKTVEDEENEKIGSWYSNPGTGAEADGSGGGVGKYLKSKTSNKADSTVVPDIGGGGQVKKRKLGVSTRDFKDFSGW from the exons ATGGGGAAGAAACAACACAGTAAAGATCGTATGTTCATTACAACGACGGAATGGGCCACCGAATGGGGCGGTGCTAAATCCAAAGAACTCCGTACTCCTTTCAAACGCCTTCCTTTCTATTGCTGCGC GCTCACGTTTACTCCATTTGAGGATGCAGTTTGCACTGATGATGGCAGTGTTTTTGATATCAT GCACATAATCCCGTACATAAGGAAGTACGGAAAGCATCCCGTTTCAGGAACACCTCTCAAACAAGAAGATCTCATCCCGCTAACATTTCACAAGAACTCTGAAG GAGAGTATCATTGCCCTGTGTTGAACAAGGTTTTTACAGAGTTCACGCATATTGTTGCAGTAAAGACAACTGGAAATGTGTTCTCATATGAG GCAATCAAAGAATTAAACCTTAAAACCAAGAACTGGAAGGAGCTTTTAACTGATGAACCTTTCAAAAGGGATGACATCATTACAATTCAG AATCCAAACGCACTTGATAGCAAAGCTCTGTTGAATTTCGACCATGTTAAGAAAAGCTTGAAAGTTGACGATGAAG AACTTTCGAAAATGGAGTCCGATCCAACCTACAACATAAACGTGCGTGGCGATATAAAACAAATGCTTAAAGAACTCAAAACCGAAAAGGGACGTGAACTTGCACTACATGGTGGTGGTGGAGACAAGGCTCAGAACGAAAGAGCAGCTGCACTCGCTACTCTATTAGCTGCTCGAGAACGCATAAAGGATAACCCTAAGTCAAACGGTGAAGCCAAATCTCAACAGGCTTTCAGCATCGTTGATGCTGCATCTGCTTCTGTACATGGAAGAAGCGCAGCTGCTGCTAAGGCGGCTTCAACTGATAAAACTGCCGCTCGAATAGCCATGCATATGTCCGGTGACCGTACTCCCGTAAACGCTAAGATG GTAAAGAGCCGTTACACAAGTGGTGCGACATCTAGGTCATTCACGTCTACGTCATATGATCCGGTCACAAAGAATGAGTATGAATATGTTAACGTTGAAAAAAACCCGAAGAAAAAGGGTTATGTTCAACTGCATACTACACATGGTGATCTAAACATAGAATTACACTGCGATATAGCTCCAAGGGCATGCGAGAATTTCATCACGCTCTGTGAACGAGGCTATTACAATGGAGTAGCTTTTCACAGAAATATAAG GAATTTTATGATACAAGGTGGTGATCCAACTGGGACGGGTAAAGGAGGCGAATCTATATGGGGAAAGCCATTCAAAGATGAAGTAAACTCGAAATTGCTTCATTCTGGGAGAGGTGTTGTTAGCATGGCCAACAGTGGGGCCCACACAAACGGGTCGCAGTTTTTCATCTTGTACAAGTCTGCGACCCATTTGAATTTCAAGCATACTGTTTTTGGTGGAGTTGTAGGTGGCCTGCCAACTTTGACAGAGATGGAGAATGTCCCCGTTGATGACGATGATCGACCTAGG GAAGAGATAAAGATAAATAGTGTATCAGTATTTGTGAATCCGTACTCAGAACCAgatgaagaagaagaggaagaaaagaaGACCGAGGAGGAGAAAACTGTGGAAGATGAAGAAAAC GAGAAGATTGGATCATGGTATAGCAATCCTGGAACAGGAGCCGAAGCGGACGGTTCAGGTGGTGGTGTTGGTAAATACCTGAAATCGAAGACCTCTAATAAAGCCGACTCAACTGTTGTACCTGATATTGGTGGAGGAGGACAAGTAAAGAAAAGGAAACTGGGTGTCTCGACACGAGATTTCAAAGATTTTTCTggctggtaa